A genomic stretch from Chlamydia caviae GPIC includes:
- a CDS encoding ParA family protein: MKTLAFCSFKGGTGKTTLSLNIGSNLAQISKKKVLLVDLDPQANLTTGLGIQIRDEHSLNEILRSSNDVRQTIHKTKIENLDIIPSSVLVEDFRGLNKDVSLSVNHLCLALQSIQNQYDVCILDTPPSLGILTQEAFLASQYLVVCLTPEPFSILGLQKIKEFCSTIANDLDVLGIVFFACGSRSTSKPNYRSWNSDS, translated from the coding sequence GTGAAAACACTAGCATTTTGTTCTTTTAAAGGCGGTACTGGGAAAACAACCCTGTCCCTTAATATTGGTAGTAATCTTGCTCAAATAAGTAAGAAAAAGGTTTTGCTTGTGGATCTAGATCCACAAGCAAACCTAACTACAGGTCTTGGAATTCAGATTCGTGACGAACATAGTCTTAATGAGATTTTGAGAAGTTCTAACGATGTCAGACAAACCATTCACAAAACAAAAATAGAAAATCTTGATATCATTCCTTCGTCGGTTCTTGTGGAAGATTTTAGGGGCTTGAATAAAGATGTAAGCTTATCAGTCAATCATCTATGTTTGGCGTTGCAAAGTATTCAAAATCAATACGATGTCTGTATTTTAGATACTCCACCAAGTCTAGGGATCCTTACTCAAGAAGCCTTCCTAGCTAGCCAATACTTGGTTGTGTGTCTAACACCAGAGCCCTTTTCTATACTCGGCTTACAGAAAATAAAAGAGTTCTGTTCAACAATTGCAAACGACTTAGATGTGTTGGGTATAGTGTTTT